A stretch of Gymnodinialimonas phycosphaerae DNA encodes these proteins:
- a CDS encoding NAD(P)(+) transhydrogenase (Re/Si-specific) subunit beta — translation MEFGFTIAAYAVAAVLFILSLGGLSGQESAKRAVWYGIAGMAIAVLATLIGPGAGLWVISILLIAAGAAVGYQLATKVQMTQMPELVAIMHSLVGLAAVFIGFNAHIELVRVAGIFMDAGLPYPQPEGPLSDAAYALSGTLASFGELLAKKTGVEVGILRVELALGIWIGAVTFTGSVVAYGKLSGNSSMLPFKIDTSAKQLPGGHMLNAAAAGLSVILLIMYLSGAGGWTLVLLAALALFIGYHLIMGIGGADMPVVVSMLNSYSGWAAAAIGFSLGNDLLIVVGALVGSSGAILSYIMCKAMNRSFVSVILGGFGGATGEQMAVEGEQIAIDADGVATALNEADSVIIIPGYGMAVAQAQQAVSELTKKLRAAGKTVRFAIHPVAGRLPGHMNVLLAEAKVPYDIVLEMDEINDDFPDTDVAIVIGSNDIVNPAAQDDPNSPIAGMPVLECWKAKQVFVSKRGQGTGYSGIENPLFYKENTRMFYGDAKASLDALLPKID, via the coding sequence ATGGAATTCGGTTTCACCATTGCGGCCTATGCGGTTGCGGCAGTTCTCTTCATCCTCTCTCTCGGCGGTTTGTCGGGGCAGGAAAGCGCGAAACGCGCGGTCTGGTATGGCATCGCCGGTATGGCGATTGCGGTGCTGGCCACGCTGATTGGCCCCGGTGCGGGCCTGTGGGTCATCTCGATCCTCTTGATCGCCGCTGGTGCGGCGGTGGGCTATCAGCTCGCGACCAAGGTGCAGATGACGCAGATGCCCGAACTGGTGGCGATCATGCACTCGCTTGTCGGCTTGGCGGCTGTGTTCATCGGCTTCAACGCCCATATCGAACTGGTGCGCGTGGCCGGTATTTTCATGGACGCCGGTCTACCCTATCCGCAACCCGAAGGTCCGCTGAGCGATGCCGCCTATGCGCTGTCCGGCACATTGGCGAGCTTCGGAGAGCTTCTGGCCAAGAAAACCGGTGTTGAGGTCGGTATTCTGCGGGTCGAACTGGCCCTCGGCATCTGGATCGGCGCGGTGACCTTCACCGGATCGGTCGTGGCCTATGGCAAGCTGTCGGGCAACTCCAGCATGCTGCCGTTCAAGATCGACACCTCGGCCAAGCAACTGCCCGGCGGGCATATGCTGAACGCGGCGGCGGCTGGCCTGTCGGTGATCCTGCTGATCATGTACCTTTCGGGTGCGGGCGGTTGGACACTGGTCCTGTTGGCGGCGCTGGCGCTGTTCATCGGCTACCACCTGATCATGGGCATTGGCGGGGCCGATATGCCCGTCGTGGTCTCCATGCTCAACAGCTACTCCGGTTGGGCGGCCGCGGCGATTGGCTTCTCCTTGGGCAATGACCTGCTGATCGTGGTCGGTGCGCTTGTGGGCTCGTCCGGTGCGATCCTGTCCTACATCATGTGCAAGGCGATGAACCGGTCGTTCGTCTCTGTGATCCTCGGCGGCTTCGGCGGTGCCACCGGCGAGCAGATGGCCGTGGAGGGCGAGCAAATCGCTATCGACGCTGACGGCGTGGCGACGGCCCTGAACGAGGCCGACAGTGTCATCATCATCCCCGGCTACGGCATGGCCGTGGCGCAAGCACAGCAGGCGGTCAGCGAGTTGACCAAGAAGCTGCGCGCGGCGGGCAAGACGGTGCGCTTCGCGATCCACCCCGTCGCGGGCCGCCTTCCGGGCCACATGAACGTGCTGCTGGCCGAGGCGAAGGTGCCTTACGACATCGTGTTGGAGATGGACGAGATCAACGACGATTTCCCCGACACGGACGTCGCCATCGTGATCGGCTCCAACGACATCGTGAACCCCGCCGCCCAGGATGATCCCAACAGCCCCATCGCCGGTATGCCGGTGCTGGAATGCTGGAAGGCAAAGCAGGTCTTCGTCTCCAAGCGGGGGCAGGGAACGGGATATTCGGGCATCGAGAACCCACTGTTCTACAAAGAGAACACGCGGATGTTCTATGGTGACGCGAAGGCGTCCCTGGATGCGCTGTTGCCCAAGATCGACTAA